GCGATCGGGCCCGGCCGCTCCTTCGGGAGCCGGCCCGGGGCCCTCGCCGCGCGTACCCGAGATCGGAGAGTACGTGGTGATCCGCGTTGTGGTGGTCGAGGAGATGGGACTGCTGCGCGGCGCGCTCTGCGCCGTGCTGGCGAACGAGGAGGACATGGAGGTGGTCGCGGACGTCTCGGACGTCCGCGACCTGCCGGCGGTGGCCCGCCGCGCGCGGCCGGACGTCGTGCTGTTGGACCTGGCGACGGGCTCACCGGGCGGGATCGCGGTGATCGAGGAGCTCGGGGCGCACTCGTCCGGGACCGCCGTGCTGGCGATGAGCTACCGGTGGACACCGTCGGTGCTGGAGGCGGCGCTGACGGCCGGGGCACGGGGCTTCATCGGCAAGGACGGCCCCCTGGAGGAGATGGTGCGGATGGTCCGTTCACTGGCGGCCGGCGAGCGGGTGATCGACCCGGTCGCGGCGGTGGCGGTGCTGAGCCCACCGACCTGTCCGCTGACTCCCCGGGAGCTCGAAGTGTTACGGACGGCGGCCGAGGGGTTGCCGCTCAAGGACATCGCCCGGCGGCTCTACCTGGCCCACGGAACGGTGCGTAACCACCTCTCGTCGATCCTGCGCAAGACCGGCGCCCGCAACCGGGTGGAGGCCATCCGGCACGCCCAGCGGGACGGCTGGCTCTGACCGGTGCGGTGCCCGTCGGAGGCGGCCGGTGGCTGCCCCCGGGGTCGGGGCGTGCCGTCGGGTGGGCGTTTCACTCCTAACCGACCCGGTACGCCGCAGGGGCGGTTTACCGTCCTTGATGTCCGATGGGTCGCGCCCTCAATCATCTGAATGGACGACAGTACCAACCGATCATCTGATTCTGTATTGTCCGATCGGGAGGGGTTGTCGATCTAGTTGGAGGGTAATCGACCTGGTGTCCGCTGTGGATGGTCACTTTGCCGTGCCGGTCGGACGTTACATCAGCGTGATTGTTTGTTAATCCTGCTCTTTCCGGTTGACGTCAATTCGGGAGGAAATACGTGATCCGCACCCTGCTCGCTCTCGACGGCACGCTGATCCGCGGCGCACTGGCCCTGGTGCTCGCCGCCGAGGAGGACATCAGCGTGGTCGCCGAGGTGGATCGCGGCGAGGAGGTCCAGCCGGCGCTCTGGGCGAAACTGCCCGACGTGGCGGTGGTCGACCTCGACCTGATCACCGGGGACGGGCCCGGCGCCGCCGGTCCGTGCCCGATGCTGGTGCTCGCCGACCGACGTCGGGTACGTGGACTGCACCAGATCCTCGCCGGCCGCCGGACGGTCGGCATCCTCGCCAACGACGTCTCCCCGCACCGGGTGGTGGACGGTGTCCGCCGGATGGCCCGGGGCGAACCGGTGGTCGACGCGGAGCTGGTGCTCGCGGCGTTGAACGCGACCAGCCCGTTGACCGGCCGGGAGACCGAGATCCTGGAACTGACCGCCGCCGGGGCGACGGTCGCGGAGGTGGCCGGCTCGCTCGGGCTCTCCCCGGGCACGGTCCGCAACCACCTCGGTCGGATCACCCGCAAGACCGGCGCCCGCACCCGGGTCGAAGCCGTCCGGGTCGCCCGCGACGCCGGCTGGATCTGAACCGCTCGGGGGCGGGACGGCACC
The sequence above is a segment of the Micromonospora sp. WMMD882 genome. Coding sequences within it:
- a CDS encoding response regulator transcription factor, which encodes MVIRVVVVEEMGLLRGALCAVLANEEDMEVVADVSDVRDLPAVARRARPDVVLLDLATGSPGGIAVIEELGAHSSGTAVLAMSYRWTPSVLEAALTAGARGFIGKDGPLEEMVRMVRSLAAGERVIDPVAAVAVLSPPTCPLTPRELEVLRTAAEGLPLKDIARRLYLAHGTVRNHLSSILRKTGARNRVEAIRHAQRDGWL
- a CDS encoding response regulator transcription factor → MIRTLLALDGTLIRGALALVLAAEEDISVVAEVDRGEEVQPALWAKLPDVAVVDLDLITGDGPGAAGPCPMLVLADRRRVRGLHQILAGRRTVGILANDVSPHRVVDGVRRMARGEPVVDAELVLAALNATSPLTGRETEILELTAAGATVAEVAGSLGLSPGTVRNHLGRITRKTGARTRVEAVRVARDAGWI